The following coding sequences lie in one Xylocopa sonorina isolate GNS202 chromosome 15, iyXylSono1_principal, whole genome shotgun sequence genomic window:
- the LOC143430580 gene encoding uncharacterized protein LOC143430580, translated as MGGMRIKVSIALTIALALGHRSRAGVIPLEEEVFHGQQDSALQGSLASSYLQFHGPVEGPAIQVKVPYEVDQEENSNHLHGQEQGEQRHALDYVAHPRYEFAYGVEDHRTGDFHAQKERRDGSNVSGQYSVKEPGGSVRVVSYHADKDGFHAVVHTSGKNDHSADVYTGQGQARVHDHQATTQQEQDVHDYVASYTANEGY; from the exons ATGGGAGGCATGAGGATCAAG GTCAGTATCGCGTTGACCATCGCGTTGGCTCTGGGCCATCGATCACGAGCAGGCGTGATCCCCCTCGAAGAGGAGGTCTTCCACGGGCAACAGGACTCAGCGCTGCAGGGTTCACTGGCCAGCTCGTACCTGCAGTTCCACGGACCGGTCGAGGGGCCCGCGATCCAGGTGAAAGTGCCGTACGAGGTGGACCAGGAGGAGAACTCGAATCACTTGCACGGTCAGGAGCAAGGAGAACAGAGGCACGCGTTGGATTACGTGGCGCATCCGAGGTACGAGTTCGCGTACGGAGTCGAGGACCATCGCACTGGGGACTTCCACGCGCAGAAGGAGAGGCGAGACG GAAGCAACGTGTCTGGCCAGTACAGCGTGAAGGAGCCAGGTGGCAGTGTTCGCGTGGTCAGCTACCACGCGGACAAGGACGGATTTCACGCGGTGGTGCACACTTCCGGCAAGAACGACCACTCTGCTGATGTCTATACCGGTCAAGGCCAGGCTCGAGTTCACGATCACCAGGCTACGACGCAACAGGAACAAGACGTCCACGATTACGTCGCCTCGTACACCGCCAACGAGGGCTACTGA